A region of Maribacter algicola DNA encodes the following proteins:
- a CDS encoding PepSY domain-containing protein, producing the protein MPKNNRRQHQAKVIRIFRKIHRTTGALLFFFFLFISITGLLLGWKKNSNGLILAKTEKGTSTELSEWLPLEILKSNAQTIFRDSISGELSPEIDRIDVRPDKGILKFKFVDNFYGIQLDGATGELLKIERRRSDFIEQVHDGSILDRYIGTSSDQIKLIYTSIMGLALLVFTITGFWLWYGPKRMKRIAKSS; encoded by the coding sequence ATGCCAAAAAATAACAGAAGACAGCACCAGGCAAAAGTCATTCGTATTTTCAGAAAGATACATCGTACCACAGGAGCCCTTCTATTCTTCTTTTTTTTATTTATTTCCATTACCGGACTTCTTTTAGGTTGGAAAAAAAACAGTAATGGACTCATCCTTGCAAAAACGGAAAAAGGTACCTCCACGGAATTATCGGAATGGCTTCCTTTGGAAATTTTAAAATCCAATGCCCAAACAATTTTTAGGGATTCCATCTCTGGGGAACTTTCACCCGAAATCGATAGAATTGATGTACGGCCGGATAAAGGAATCTTAAAGTTCAAGTTCGTGGACAATTTCTACGGAATCCAACTGGATGGAGCCACAGGCGAATTGTTGAAAATTGAACGAAGGCGGTCCGACTTTATAGAACAAGTACATGATGGCTCCATTTTGGACCGATACATAGGAACATCGAGCGATCAAATAAAACTAATCTACACGTCCATTATGGGCTTGGCCCTATTGGTTTTCACGATTACAGGATTTTGGCTTTGGTATGGGCCCAAAAGAATGAAAAGAATAGCAAAAAGTTCCTAA
- the mutY gene encoding A/G-specific adenine glycosylase: MSFSDKILTWYLENKRDLPWRDTLDPYKIWLSEIILQQTRVAQGIPYYHRFIEAFPKVEDLAIANEEKVLKLWQGLGYYSRARNLHASAKMVVEEFNGTFPKTYTGLIKLKGVGDYTASAISSICFNERQAVVDGNVYRVLSRYFGVNIPINSTEGIKSFKKLAIEVLHPTNIRDYNQGIMEFGAVQCTPQSPNCSSCPLAGGCVALEMGTVKDLPVKIGKTKIKKRFFNYLVPLEHRKSDETLTQLRQRKGKGIWQNLWEFPLLETEREIGLEDIEIRHSEVLKFKRPPEISLFNSDFIVHKLSHQHLYTQFWILEGPFYRTNAIPISNLENYPVPVLIAEFMKTFKF, translated from the coding sequence ATGTCTTTTTCCGATAAAATTTTGACATGGTACCTTGAAAACAAGCGCGATTTGCCCTGGCGCGACACCTTGGACCCCTATAAAATTTGGTTGTCGGAAATCATTTTGCAACAGACCCGTGTTGCCCAGGGCATACCGTATTACCATAGGTTTATCGAAGCCTTTCCCAAGGTTGAAGATTTGGCCATAGCCAATGAGGAAAAGGTCCTTAAACTTTGGCAAGGACTGGGCTATTATTCAAGGGCCCGAAATCTGCACGCTTCCGCAAAAATGGTCGTTGAGGAATTCAATGGGACCTTCCCCAAAACCTATACAGGTTTGATAAAACTAAAGGGTGTTGGGGACTATACGGCGAGTGCCATTTCCTCCATTTGTTTTAACGAACGGCAGGCGGTCGTCGATGGAAACGTATACCGAGTATTGTCCAGATATTTTGGTGTGAACATACCGATCAATAGCACGGAAGGGATTAAATCCTTTAAAAAGTTGGCCATTGAGGTCTTGCATCCCACCAATATTAGGGATTACAACCAGGGCATCATGGAATTTGGTGCGGTCCAATGTACGCCCCAAAGCCCCAATTGTTCTTCCTGTCCGCTGGCCGGTGGTTGTGTGGCCTTGGAAATGGGCACCGTAAAGGATTTGCCCGTCAAAATTGGAAAGACGAAAATTAAAAAGCGCTTCTTTAACTACTTGGTACCCTTGGAGCATAGGAAAAGCGATGAGACCCTCACTCAATTGAGACAGCGTAAAGGAAAGGGTATTTGGCAAAATCTCTGGGAATTCCCCTTATTGGAAACGGAACGGGAAATCGGTTTGGAGGACATTGAAATTCGGCATTCCGAGGTGCTAAAGTTCAAAAGACCACCGGAAATCAGCCTATTTAATTCGGATTTTATCGTCCATAAACTTTCACATCAGCATTTGTATACCCAATTTTGGATCTTGGAAGGGCCCTTTTATCGAACCAATGCCATACCCATATCCAATCTTGAAAATTATCCGGTCCCCGTATTGATAGCGGAATTCATGAAAACATTTAAATTTTAG
- a CDS encoding HU family DNA-binding protein yields the protein MTKAEIVSKISDKLGIEKGDVQATVESFMEEVKTSLESGDNVYLRGFGSFIIKTRAEKTGRNISKNTTIKIPAHNIPAFKPAKVFVEGVKSNVQVK from the coding sequence ATGACGAAAGCGGAAATTGTATCGAAGATCTCAGACAAGCTGGGAATTGAAAAAGGAGATGTACAAGCAACAGTTGAATCCTTTATGGAAGAAGTAAAGACTTCTTTGGAAAGTGGAGATAATGTGTACCTGAGAGGTTTTGGTAGTTTTATCATCAAGACCAGGGCAGAGAAAACCGGCAGGAACATCTCTAAGAATACAACCATCAAAATCCCCGCCCACAACATTCCTGCATTTAAGCCGGCAAAGGTTTTTGTAGAAGGTGTAAAAAGCAACGTACAAGTAAAATAA
- a CDS encoding regulatory protein RecX, producing MAKESFTLEEATRKLEGYCAYQDRCHKEVIKKLQDMGMIPIAVDTIISHLIKENFLNEERFAKSFARGKFNIKKWGKQRIIAELRHREISRFNIQTALKEIEGTQYQITFDALAKKRLQQIKETDIQKKKKKLADYLLYRGWESHLVYDKVNELVG from the coding sequence ATGGCCAAAGAATCCTTTACATTGGAGGAAGCCACCCGAAAATTGGAAGGGTACTGCGCATATCAGGACCGATGCCATAAAGAGGTCATTAAAAAACTACAGGACATGGGCATGATCCCAATTGCCGTTGATACCATTATATCCCATTTGATCAAGGAAAACTTTTTGAACGAAGAACGTTTCGCCAAAAGTTTTGCCAGGGGCAAGTTCAACATAAAAAAGTGGGGCAAACAGCGCATTATAGCGGAGTTGAGGCATAGGGAAATTTCAAGGTTCAATATTCAAACGGCACTAAAGGAAATCGAAGGGACCCAGTACCAGATTACTTTTGATGCCCTCGCAAAAAAAAGACTGCAGCAGATCAAGGAGACGGACATTCAGAAGAAAAAGAAAAAACTTGCTGATTACCTGCTATACCGTGGTTGGGAAAGTCATTTAGTGTACGATAAGGTAAATGAGCTAGTAGGTTGA
- the bioB gene encoding biotin synthase BioB — protein MSRVRHDWTKQEILDIYNKPMMELLYEAASIHREHHDPNTVQVSTLLSIKTGGCPEDCGYCPQAARYHTDIEGNDLMSVSHVKAQALRAKASGSSRVCMGAAWRNVKDGPEFDQVLEMVRTINKLDMEVCCTLGMLTENQAQRLAEAGLYAYNHNLDTSEDYYKDIISTRAFQDRLDTIDNVRKSNVTVCSGGIIGMGEKLEDRAGMLVALASLNPQPESVPINALVAVEGTPMEDIEPIAIWDMIRMVATTRIVMPETQVRLSAGRTQMSREGQAMCFFAGANSIFAGDKLLTTPNPDVNEDMEMFRLLGLNPQKPFTKISQPKTVEASESKFQSLNEKPKWSRPGHTIERNELAKQKAKLTD, from the coding sequence ATGAGCAGAGTACGACACGACTGGACCAAACAAGAAATCCTGGATATTTATAATAAGCCTATGATGGAACTGCTGTACGAGGCAGCTTCGATTCATAGGGAGCATCACGATCCAAACACAGTTCAAGTCTCTACGTTACTTTCTATAAAGACCGGAGGTTGCCCGGAAGATTGTGGATATTGTCCGCAGGCGGCAAGATACCATACAGATATTGAAGGCAACGACTTGATGTCCGTTTCCCATGTAAAGGCACAGGCCTTGCGAGCCAAAGCTTCTGGTAGTTCCCGGGTTTGTATGGGTGCGGCATGGCGCAATGTGAAGGACGGTCCTGAATTCGATCAGGTTTTGGAAATGGTTCGCACCATCAATAAACTGGACATGGAAGTTTGCTGTACTTTGGGGATGCTTACGGAAAATCAGGCACAACGTTTGGCGGAGGCCGGTCTTTATGCGTACAACCATAATTTGGACACTTCAGAGGATTATTACAAAGATATCATCTCAACCCGTGCGTTTCAGGACCGTCTGGACACTATAGACAATGTCCGCAAGAGCAATGTTACCGTATGTAGTGGTGGTATTATTGGTATGGGTGAAAAACTGGAAGATAGGGCCGGTATGCTCGTCGCATTGGCTTCCCTGAACCCCCAACCGGAATCGGTACCCATCAATGCCTTGGTAGCTGTGGAAGGAACCCCTATGGAGGATATTGAACCTATTGCCATCTGGGATATGATCCGTATGGTGGCTACGACCAGGATCGTAATGCCCGAAACCCAGGTTCGTCTATCGGCAGGCAGAACACAAATGAGTAGGGAAGGACAGGCCATGTGCTTTTTTGCCGGAGCCAATTCCATCTTTGCCGGTGATAAACTTCTAACAACTCCTAACCCTGATGTAAACGAGGATATGGAAATGTTCAGGCTATTGGGACTGAACCCACAAAAACCTTTCACGAAGATATCCCAGCCCAAGACGGTCGAGGCTTCCGAATCAAAATTCCAATCTTTGAACGAAAAGCCAAAATGGTCCAGACCGGGGCACACCATAGAACGAAATGAACTGGCCAAACAGAAGGCAAAATTGACAGACTAA
- a CDS encoding Rne/Rng family ribonuclease, whose protein sequence is MNRELIVRSSSNAVEFAMLKDGKLTELHKEEDNNDFSVGDIFLAKIRKPVTGLNAAFVNVGYEKDAFLHYHDLGPQLSSMLKFVKQVSTGKLKDYSLKNFPFEKDIDKNGVITDAIKANQSLLVQIVKEPISTKGPRISSELSIAGRYLVMVPFSDRVSVSQKIESKEEKDRLKRLVKSIKPKGFGVIIRTVAEGKKVAELDKDLANLLNKWSAMCKKLYKAQTPSKVLVELNRASSILRDVFNDSFTGIYVDDPTLYGEIKDYVAEIAPEKESIVKHYNTNVPIFEKFGIDRQIKTSFGRTATMSKGAYLIIEHTEALHVIDVNSGNRSNKAKNQEDTALEVNLLAASEIARQLRLRDMGGIIVVDFIDMVKSQHRKKLFDHLRDEMKDDRAKHKILPPSKFGLIQITRQRVRPEMNIKTTEENPNKGGQEIEAPIVLINKINVDLERLLKGPAKDSSITLNIHPFIAAYISKGFPSIRTKWFLEHKRWIKIQPRDAYTYLEYRFKNKDGKTIY, encoded by the coding sequence GTGAATAGAGAATTAATCGTAAGATCTAGTTCCAATGCCGTTGAATTTGCCATGCTAAAAGACGGAAAACTCACTGAACTCCACAAAGAGGAAGACAATAACGACTTTTCGGTAGGGGATATATTCCTTGCCAAAATTCGTAAACCCGTAACAGGTCTAAATGCCGCATTCGTTAATGTGGGTTACGAAAAAGACGCGTTCCTTCATTATCATGATTTGGGACCACAACTGTCTTCTATGTTGAAGTTCGTTAAACAGGTGAGTACCGGAAAACTAAAGGATTATTCCTTAAAAAACTTTCCATTCGAAAAAGATATTGACAAAAATGGTGTCATTACGGATGCCATTAAGGCCAATCAATCTCTTTTAGTGCAAATTGTAAAAGAACCGATTTCGACCAAAGGACCCAGAATAAGTTCCGAGCTATCCATTGCCGGACGTTACCTGGTCATGGTGCCCTTTTCCGATCGTGTCTCCGTATCGCAGAAAATTGAAAGCAAAGAGGAGAAAGACCGATTGAAAAGACTTGTAAAAAGTATAAAACCAAAAGGTTTCGGGGTTATTATCAGAACGGTTGCAGAAGGCAAAAAAGTTGCGGAACTGGACAAAGACCTAGCAAACTTGCTGAATAAATGGTCAGCAATGTGCAAAAAATTATATAAGGCCCAGACGCCTTCAAAAGTATTAGTGGAGCTCAATAGGGCTTCCTCCATCCTTAGGGATGTCTTTAACGATAGCTTTACCGGAATTTATGTTGACGATCCCACATTATACGGAGAAATCAAGGACTATGTTGCCGAGATAGCCCCGGAGAAGGAATCCATAGTTAAACACTACAATACCAATGTCCCTATTTTCGAAAAATTTGGAATAGACAGACAGATCAAGACTTCCTTTGGCCGCACTGCGACCATGAGCAAAGGTGCTTACCTTATCATTGAACATACCGAGGCGTTACATGTAATTGATGTCAACAGCGGTAACCGTTCCAACAAGGCCAAGAACCAAGAAGACACTGCATTGGAAGTAAACCTTTTGGCGGCCTCGGAAATTGCGAGACAACTTCGCCTAAGGGATATGGGGGGTATCATCGTAGTGGATTTTATCGATATGGTAAAATCACAACATAGAAAGAAACTTTTTGACCATCTTAGGGATGAGATGAAAGACGACCGGGCTAAGCACAAAATTTTACCTCCCAGTAAATTTGGGCTTATACAGATAACAAGACAGCGTGTAAGGCCCGAAATGAATATTAAAACAACCGAAGAGAATCCAAACAAAGGCGGACAGGAGATTGAAGCTCCCATCGTTTTGATCAACAAAATCAATGTGGATCTGGAACGGCTCTTGAAAGGACCTGCAAAAGACAGCAGCATAACGTTAAACATACATCCTTTCATAGCGGCCTACATTTCAAAAGGATTCCCGTCCATTCGCACCAAGTGGTTCCTTGAACACAAGCGATGGATAAAGATTCAACCAAGGGATGCGTATACGTATCTCGAATACCGTTTTAAGAATAAGGACGGTAAAACAATATATTAA
- a CDS encoding MBL fold metallo-hydrolase yields the protein MRTLKRILKRMFISILSIIIVLIILGALFINLSPEFGGTISDSQKEQFSKSEHYENGVFENLGGVTMSMGFNDYLKGLRGFFGPQPNARPKGAVPVVSVDSMELAKYKGPARMVWFGHSTFLFQADSRNILIDPMLGPVPAPHPFLGGKRFSEELPISIQELPSIDFVLLSHDHYDHLDYGSILKLKDKVQMFFTPLGVGAHLVEWGVAEDRIKEMDWWDETSFGGFSIKCVPAQHFSGRGLTDRGKTLWSGWVIQKDGANVFFSGDSGYGSHFSKIGDKYGPFDFAMLECGQYNKLWHEIHMMPEETAQAGVDVKAKVIMPIHWGAFKLAMHPWTDPVVRVSDKAKELNLPIVTPKIGEFIYLAEPTSDDEAWWTRVD from the coding sequence ATGCGAACACTAAAGCGGATACTAAAACGAATGTTCATATCGATTCTTTCCATCATCATTGTACTTATTATCCTGGGGGCACTGTTCATAAATTTGAGTCCGGAGTTTGGCGGTACCATCTCGGATTCGCAAAAGGAACAATTTTCAAAATCGGAACACTACGAGAACGGTGTTTTTGAGAACTTGGGCGGTGTGACCATGTCCATGGGCTTCAACGATTATCTCAAAGGATTGCGTGGATTCTTTGGTCCGCAGCCAAATGCAAGACCAAAAGGTGCCGTTCCCGTTGTATCGGTGGATTCTATGGAGCTTGCAAAATATAAGGGTCCCGCAAGGATGGTTTGGTTTGGGCATTCCACTTTTTTATTTCAGGCCGATAGTAGGAATATTTTGATAGACCCCATGTTGGGACCGGTTCCCGCCCCCCATCCATTTTTAGGGGGCAAAAGATTTAGCGAAGAACTGCCTATTTCAATTCAAGAATTGCCATCCATTGATTTTGTGCTTTTGTCACATGACCATTACGACCATTTGGATTATGGATCTATCTTAAAATTGAAGGACAAGGTACAGATGTTCTTTACACCCTTGGGAGTGGGGGCACACCTAGTGGAATGGGGCGTAGCCGAAGATAGAATCAAGGAAATGGATTGGTGGGACGAAACTTCTTTTGGAGGCTTTTCCATAAAATGCGTTCCTGCGCAACACTTTTCTGGCCGTGGCCTAACAGATCGGGGCAAGACCTTATGGAGTGGGTGGGTAATCCAGAAGGATGGTGCCAATGTCTTTTTTAGTGGCGACAGTGGTTATGGAAGTCATTTTTCCAAAATTGGAGACAAATACGGTCCTTTTGACTTTGCCATGCTGGAATGCGGACAGTATAACAAACTATGGCATGAAATCCATATGATGCCGGAGGAGACCGCCCAAGCAGGAGTAGATGTGAAGGCAAAGGTAATTATGCCCATTCATTGGGGCGCCTTTAAATTGGCCATGCACCCATGGACCGATCCCGTCGTACGGGTAAGCGATAAAGCAAAGGAATTAAACCTACCGATTGTTACACCTAAAATTGGTGAATTCATTTATTTGGCAGAACCTACTTCCGATGATGAAGCTTGGTGGACGAGGGTAGATTAG
- the gldD gene encoding gliding motility lipoprotein GldD, protein MRCRILVLLFVFIVLLGSCEDQPIPKPKAQMRLEYPQGASSPLETENFRFNYNELATPNLDSETAFSLEYPDMKGAIFLSYKKIDGNLEKLIVDAKRLSYEHAVKADNIVEQPYVNPDKQVYGSLFEVQGNAASQSQFFVTDSTEHFLTGSVYFYVKPNYDSILPAAAYLQNDIRRIIETLEWK, encoded by the coding sequence ATGAGATGTAGGATTTTGGTACTCCTTTTTGTCTTTATTGTTCTTTTAGGCTCGTGTGAAGACCAACCCATTCCCAAGCCAAAGGCCCAAATGCGCTTGGAATATCCACAGGGAGCCTCTTCACCCTTGGAAACCGAAAATTTTAGATTCAATTACAATGAATTGGCAACGCCCAATCTGGATTCGGAAACTGCATTTTCCTTGGAGTACCCAGACATGAAGGGCGCTATTTTCTTAAGTTATAAAAAGATAGATGGCAATCTGGAAAAACTGATTGTTGACGCCAAGCGGCTTAGTTACGAGCACGCCGTAAAGGCCGATAATATTGTGGAGCAACCCTATGTAAACCCCGATAAACAAGTTTATGGTTCCTTGTTCGAAGTGCAGGGGAACGCTGCCTCCCAATCACAATTCTTTGTGACCGATAGTACGGAACATTTTTTGACGGGTTCCGTCTATTTTTACGTAAAACCCAATTATGATTCCATATTGCCCGCTGCAGCCTATCTTCAAAATGATATTAGAAGGATCATAGAAACATTGGAATGGAAGTAA
- a CDS encoding cupin-like domain-containing protein produces MKLAEIPRVETITKEDFITYYFRPQKPVVIQRGIEDWPAFRKWNLDYMKEVVGDREVPLYDDRPVHHKDGFNQPHAKMKMSEYIELLQTKPTKYRIFLWNILKEVPELQNDFSYPDFGIKLMKGLPMLFFGGKDSHTFMHYDIDLGNIFHFHFQGEKECILFPQSETKYLYKVPHSLITHERIDFSNPDYENWPVLKQANGYKTVLRHGEVLYMPEGYWHYMKYNTPGFSMSLRAIARNPKNLAKALYNVLVMRHFDVLMRKFKGQKWIDQKNERAIYRTNKLKNIST; encoded by the coding sequence TTGAAGTTAGCAGAAATTCCAAGGGTAGAAACGATTACTAAGGAAGACTTTATAACCTATTATTTTAGGCCCCAAAAACCTGTTGTCATTCAAAGGGGCATAGAGGATTGGCCCGCTTTTAGGAAATGGAATCTGGACTATATGAAAGAGGTGGTTGGGGACAGGGAAGTGCCGCTGTACGACGATAGGCCCGTTCATCATAAAGATGGTTTTAACCAGCCCCATGCAAAGATGAAGATGTCCGAGTATATTGAGCTACTACAGACCAAGCCCACAAAATACCGTATTTTTCTTTGGAACATATTAAAGGAGGTGCCAGAATTGCAGAACGATTTCTCCTATCCGGATTTTGGAATAAAACTTATGAAAGGACTTCCAATGTTATTTTTTGGGGGTAAGGATTCACATACTTTTATGCATTACGATATTGACTTGGGAAATATTTTTCACTTTCATTTTCAAGGGGAAAAGGAGTGTATTCTCTTTCCGCAATCAGAAACAAAGTACTTATATAAAGTACCTCACTCTTTGATTACCCATGAGCGAATCGACTTTTCAAACCCCGATTATGAAAATTGGCCAGTTTTAAAACAGGCCAACGGGTATAAGACTGTATTAAGGCATGGTGAGGTATTGTATATGCCAGAAGGATATTGGCATTATATGAAGTATAATACCCCCGGTTTTTCCATGAGCTTGAGGGCCATTGCCAGAAACCCGAAGAACCTTGCCAAGGCACTATATAACGTATTGGTAATGCGCCATTTTGATGTTTTGATGCGTAAGTTTAAGGGACAAAAGTGGATCGATCAAAAAAATGAAAGGGCCATTTATAGGACAAATAAATTGAAAAATATTAGTACCTAG
- a CDS encoding pyridoxal-phosphate dependent enzyme: MNKTVLTDCHKRIIPFIHNTPVLTSTLINERLGCKVFFKCENFQRGGAYKIRGATNAILNLREAQRRNGVVTHSSGNFAQAVSLAARSLGVPAHIVMPTTAPKVKKEGVVAYGGQIYECEPTVEARQAKADKIASETGAVFLHPSNDLNVIIGQGTAALELLAEQTDLNFIFCPVGGGGLIAGSSLSAKYFGQDCKVVGGEPFEADDAYRSLISGKIEGNETVNTIADGLRTTLGDINFPIIRENVSKIVRVTEEEIVLAMRLVWERMKIIIEPSSAVTLAALFRDCKENPSDYQNKKVGIIISGGNVDLNQLPF, encoded by the coding sequence ATGAACAAGACTGTACTAACGGATTGCCACAAGAGAATCATTCCTTTCATACATAATACCCCTGTGCTTACATCGACCTTGATCAATGAACGTTTGGGATGTAAGGTGTTTTTCAAGTGTGAAAACTTTCAAAGGGGGGGGGCTTACAAAATAAGGGGCGCTACCAATGCCATTTTGAATCTGCGCGAGGCTCAACGAAGAAACGGTGTGGTTACCCACTCTTCGGGCAACTTTGCGCAGGCCGTTTCCTTGGCCGCCAGGAGTTTGGGGGTTCCTGCACATATTGTTATGCCCACTACGGCACCAAAAGTTAAGAAGGAAGGGGTTGTTGCCTACGGCGGACAAATCTACGAATGTGAACCCACCGTTGAGGCTAGGCAGGCCAAGGCCGATAAAATTGCATCCGAAACAGGTGCGGTGTTTTTGCATCCTTCCAATGATCTGAACGTGATCATTGGACAGGGAACCGCTGCTCTGGAATTGCTTGCTGAGCAAACTGATTTGAACTTTATTTTCTGTCCCGTAGGCGGGGGAGGCCTCATTGCCGGTTCCTCCTTGTCCGCCAAATATTTTGGACAGGATTGTAAAGTTGTAGGGGGCGAGCCTTTTGAAGCAGATGATGCCTACCGTTCCTTGATTTCTGGGAAGATTGAAGGAAATGAGACGGTCAATACCATCGCCGATGGTTTACGAACCACTTTGGGAGATATCAACTTCCCGATAATCAGGGAAAATGTCTCAAAAATCGTTCGGGTTACGGAGGAGGAAATAGTTTTGGCGATGCGCCTGGTCTGGGAGCGAATGAAGATTATCATTGAACCTTCAAGTGCCGTTACATTGGCGGCCCTTTTTAGGGATTGCAAAGAAAATCCATCGGACTATCAGAATAAAAAAGTAGGTATAATTATCTCCGGGGGTAATGTAGATTTGAATCAGTTGCCTTTTTAA
- a CDS encoding single-stranded DNA-binding protein, with the protein MSGTLNKVMLIGHLGDEVKMHYFEGGGCIGRFPLATNETYTNKQTGERVTNTDWHNIVVRNKAAEICEKYLSKGDKVYVEGRLKNRQWQGEDGNTRYTTEVHVQDFTFLTTKQESMENSSGQSSQPQPMQHDERTPAKTPAPLSQDEDDDLPF; encoded by the coding sequence ATGAGCGGTACATTAAATAAGGTAATGCTGATCGGGCATTTGGGAGACGAAGTGAAGATGCACTATTTTGAAGGCGGAGGATGCATCGGGCGCTTTCCTTTGGCCACGAACGAGACGTATACAAACAAGCAGACGGGCGAACGCGTTACCAATACGGATTGGCATAATATCGTGGTGCGGAACAAGGCCGCCGAAATCTGTGAAAAATACTTGAGCAAAGGCGATAAGGTATATGTTGAAGGTCGTTTAAAGAACCGGCAATGGCAGGGAGAGGACGGGAACACCCGTTATACTACGGAGGTACACGTACAGGACTTCACCTTTTTGACCACAAAACAGGAAAGTATGGAAAATAGCTCCGGCCAATCTTCCCAGCCGCAACCAATGCAGCATGATGAAAGGACACCTGCAAAAACACCTGCACCTTTGAGTCAGGACGAGGATGATGACCTACCTTTCTAA
- a CDS encoding gliding motility-associated protein GldE: MDPDRLPLASFFMAMDSAFALNIAVLILLLLCSALISGAEVAMFGLSVTEINEIKDQKTDRGTILIRLLERPKKLLATILIANNAINIGVVLIFNLIGDTLFSEINTVLFNIVSVRFLLEVVVATFLILMFGEILPKVYANRNRLSFSNFMAYPLKVLDFIFSPLSLPMRSGTLFLYNKLGKEKSNLSVDHLSQALELTSDGDTTKEEQKILQGIVTFGNTDTKQVMRPRIDIFALNDQMKFPEVLEEIKKNGYSRIPVFSENLDNVLGVLYVKDLLPYLDRKSLNWMSLIREPYFVPENKKLDDLLADFQTKKNHLAVVVDEYGGTSGIVTLEDIIEEIVGDISDEFDDEDLVFSKLDDYNYVFEGKTTLKDFYRVIKLTDEDIFEENKGESETIAGFVLEMAGSFPKRGEEVVFQDYKFVVESFDKKRLKQIKVTLPHEM; encoded by the coding sequence GTGGATCCCGACCGTTTACCACTGGCATCGTTTTTTATGGCAATGGATAGTGCATTCGCACTAAATATTGCCGTCTTGATACTTCTTCTTTTATGCTCTGCCCTCATTTCAGGGGCAGAGGTAGCCATGTTTGGACTTTCGGTGACTGAAATCAACGAAATAAAGGACCAAAAAACGGACAGGGGAACTATCCTTATAAGATTGTTGGAACGGCCTAAAAAATTATTGGCTACCATACTTATTGCCAATAACGCCATCAACATTGGCGTGGTATTGATTTTTAATTTGATAGGTGATACCCTTTTCTCCGAAATAAATACGGTTCTTTTCAATATTGTATCGGTCAGGTTTCTTTTGGAAGTGGTCGTAGCTACATTTTTGATTCTAATGTTCGGTGAAATATTGCCCAAGGTCTACGCCAATAGAAACCGATTGAGTTTCTCCAACTTCATGGCCTATCCCTTAAAGGTCTTGGACTTTATCTTTTCCCCTTTGAGCCTGCCCATGCGCTCCGGCACCCTCTTTTTATACAATAAGCTGGGGAAGGAAAAATCCAATTTAAGTGTGGACCATCTGTCCCAAGCCCTGGAACTTACCTCAGACGGCGATACCACCAAGGAAGAACAAAAGATTTTACAGGGCATCGTTACTTTTGGGAATACCGATACCAAACAGGTCATGAGGCCCAGGATAGATATTTTCGCATTGAACGATCAAATGAAGTTTCCCGAAGTGTTGGAGGAAATTAAAAAGAACGGATATTCAAGGATTCCCGTTTTTTCGGAAAATTTGGACAATGTCCTGGGAGTTTTGTATGTAAAGGACCTTCTGCCATACCTTGACAGGAAATCCCTTAATTGGATGTCATTGATACGGGAACCCTACTTTGTCCCGGAGAATAAGAAATTGGATGATCTCCTGGCCGATTTTCAGACCAAGAAAAATCATTTGGCCGTCGTCGTGGACGAATACGGGGGTACTTCCGGTATTGTGACCTTGGAGGATATAATTGAGGAAATAGTTGGGGACATAAGCGATGAGTTTGATGATGAGGACCTGGTTTTTTCCAAATTGGACGATTACAACTATGTCTTTGAAGGAAAGACCACCCTAAAGGATTTCTATAGGGTCATCAAGCTTACCGATGAGGATATTTTTGAGGAAAACAAAGGAGAATCTGAAACCATCGCCGGTTTTGTGCTGGAAATGGCAGGAAGTTTTCCAAAAAGAGGCGAGGAAGTTGTTTTTCAGGATTATAAATTTGTCGTGGAGAGTTTTGATAAAAAGAGGTTAAAACAAATTAAAGTAACATTGCCCCATGAGATGTAG